The Archangium primigenium genomic interval GTCACGTCCCCGTGGACCTCCAGGGCATCCACCGAGGCGTACTCGGGGAAGTTGCCGAGGAAGTGGTTGGTGTCCACGTTCACGCCGCGGATGGTGCCCGGCAGGCCGAGCTGGAGGATGCAGAAGTCATGGCCCGGCAGCGCGCGCTTGCGGCGCGTCTCCCAGCCGTCCATCCACTTGCCGAACTCCGTGTACTTGTCCGGGATGAAGACGCCACGGCCGGGCTTGAGCAGGTTCTCCTTGCCGGCGAAGAACTCGTCGTTGGCGTACAGGGCGCGGCCACCCACCTTCTCGGCGGCCAGGTCGATGAGCTCGGCGAAGGCGACGCGGACCTTGCCTTCCTCGGGTGCGTTCATGGGGTCGGGTTCTCCTTGGGGAGGACTGCTTTATTTCACGGGCCGCGCCGTCTGGGGGCGGCGAATCCATTGGCCGGTGGGGGCGGGGGCGGGGGCGCCGCGCTCGTGGACCTTCTGGCCGCGCACCCACGTCTGCTCCACCACGCCCACGAGTGGCCGACCGGCGTAGGGGGTGAGCTTGTGGCGGTGCAGCACGCCCGAGGCGTCCGGGGTGAAGGGGGCGTCCGGGTCGAAGACGAGGAAGTCCGCGTCCGCGCCCGGGGTGAGCGAGCCCTTCTGGCCCGTGAGGCCGGTGAGCTTCGCGGGGGCGTGGCACATCCAGCGCACGAGCTGCTCCAGCCCGTGGCCGCGCGCGCGCATGCCCGTCCACACCGCGGGCAGGCTGAACTGGAGCGAGGCGATGCCGCCCCACGCCTTGCCGAAGTCGCCGTGCTCCAGGTGCTTGAGCGCGGGCGTGCAGGGCGAGTGATCCGACACCACCATGTCGATGTGGCCGCGCGCGAGGCCCTCCCACAGCCGCTCGCGGTTCTCCGACTCGCGGATGGGCGGGGCGCACTTGAACCAGGTGGCGCCGTCGGGGATGTGCTCCGCGTCGAAGGTGAGGTAGTGCGGGCACGTCTCCACGGTGAAGGGCAGGCCCTCGGCCTTGGCGGCGGCGATGTCCTTCAGCGCGTCCGAGGACGACAGGTGCACGATGTGCACGGGGCCCCGGTGCCTGCGGCACAGCTCCACCATCATGCGGATGGCGTCGTCCTCCCACTGGCGCGGGCGCGAGGCGAGGTAGCTCTGGTAGGTGCGCGTGTCTCCCTCGGGCTGGCCCTCCGCGTCCGTCATCTCCGCGTGGACGATGAGCGGCACGCCCCGGCGCGCGAGCACCGGCATGGCGCGCTCCAGGTCCTCGCGCGTCACGTGGGGGAACTCGTCCACGCCGGACTGGATGAGGAAGCACTTGAAGCCGGTGACGCCGGCGTCGATCATCGCCTCCAGCTCGTCCGTGTTGCCGGGGATGACGCCGCCCCAGAAGCCGTGGTCGATGGCGCAGTGGCCCTCGGCGGCGGCGGTCTTGGTGCGCAGCGCCGCGAGCGACGTGGTGGCGGGAATGGAGTTGAGCGGCATGTCCACCACGGTGGTGATGCCGCCGGCGGCCGCCGCGCGGGTAGCCGTCTCGAAGCCCTCCCACTCGGTGCGGCCGGGCTCGTTGATGTGCGCGTGGCTGTCCACCACGCCGGGCATGAGGACCTTGGGGCCCACGTCCGTCACCGGCAGTCCCGAGGGAATCTCCGTGGGGCCCACCACCGCGGCCACCTTGCCGCCGCGCACCACCACCGCCGCGGGGCGCACGCCCGTGTCCGTCACGACGCGCTCGCCGCGCAGCACCTGGTCCTGGCTCATGGCTCGAACTCCTTCAAATCGAACTTCATCAGGGAAGCGAAGTGGGCGTCCTTGTCCTCGACGTAGAGCTGCCGGGTGATGCCCGACACGAGCCGCGGCAGGCTGTACTTCATGCCGGAGATGCTCGCGCCGCCCAGGCCCAACGAG includes:
- the allB gene encoding allantoinase AllB, translated to MSQDQVLRGERVVTDTGVRPAAVVVRGGKVAAVVGPTEIPSGLPVTDVGPKVLMPGVVDSHAHINEPGRTEWEGFETATRAAAAGGITTVVDMPLNSIPATTSLAALRTKTAAAEGHCAIDHGFWGGVIPGNTDELEAMIDAGVTGFKCFLIQSGVDEFPHVTREDLERAMPVLARRGVPLIVHAEMTDAEGQPEGDTRTYQSYLASRPRQWEDDAIRMMVELCRRHRGPVHIVHLSSSDALKDIAAAKAEGLPFTVETCPHYLTFDAEHIPDGATWFKCAPPIRESENRERLWEGLARGHIDMVVSDHSPCTPALKHLEHGDFGKAWGGIASLQFSLPAVWTGMRARGHGLEQLVRWMCHAPAKLTGLTGQKGSLTPGADADFLVFDPDAPFTPDASGVLHRHKLTPYAGRPLVGVVEQTWVRGQKVHERGAPAPAPTGQWIRRPQTARPVK